From Paenibacillus sp.:
TCCTCCTCCCACCACTCGCCGAGGTCGGCCAGCTTCGAGAGGCCGTACGACGGGTAGGTGAACCGGGCTTCGTGAATGACGAGGCCCGCGTCGACGGCGCCGTCGCGCACGGCCGGCATAATGTCGTGGAACGGCATGACGACGATGTCGAGGCCGCCGTTCGGCACGCGCTGCGCCGCCCATAAGCGGAACAGCAGGTAGGCGGTCGAGCGCTCGCTCGGCACGGCGACCCGCTTGCCGGCGAGCTCGGCAGGTTCGCCCCCCGACTTCGTCAGCACGAGCGGGCCGTTGCCGCGCCCGAGCGCGCCGCCGCAAGGCACGAGCGCGTATTTGTCCAGCACCCAAGGCAAGGCGGCGTACGAAATTTTCATGACGTCGAGCCCGTTCGCTCCGGCGGCCAGCGTATTCGTAATATCGATATCGGCGTACATGACGTCGAGCCCCGGAGCGCCCGGAATAAGGCCGTGCACCCAAGCGTGAAACACGAACGTGTCGTTCGGGCAAGGCGAGAATGCGATCTTCATTGGTCGCTAAGCACCTCCGCGAGTATGGCGCAGGCGGCTTCGAGCGCCGCGAGCGCGTCTTTGATGCGCCAGGCCGCGCGGTCGCGCGGACCGACGGCGTTGGATATGCCCCGGACTTCGAGGACGGGGACGCCGGCGCGCGCCGCGGCGGCGGCGACGCCCGCCCCCTCCATCGCTTCGGCGGCCGCGCCGGGGACGCGCGCCGCGACGGCCGCCGCAGTCGCCGCGGTGCCGGTCGCCGTCGAGACGGTCGCGATCGGGCCGAGGACGGCGTCAAAGCCGCGCTCGCGCATCGCCTCGGTCCACCGCGCCGCAAGCGCCGCGTCGACCGCGAAGCGGGAGCGGCCGAAGCCGAGATCGTCGACGCTGGCGAAGCCTTCCGGCGTCTCCGAGCCCCAGTCCGCGGCGTGGATCGCGTCGGCGACGACGGCCGCGCCGATCGCCGCGCGGCCGGGGAAGCCGCCGCCGATGCCGGCGCTGACGGCGAGCGCATAGCC
This genomic window contains:
- a CDS encoding futalosine hydrolase, which gives rise to MNDHPLKRVLVVTAVDAEREAALRGFRGDPRFHVVAAGVGPAHAAAGAAFELAAGGYALAVSAGIGGGFPGRAAIGAAVVADAIHAADWGSETPEGFASVDDLGFGRSRFAVDAALAARWTEAMRERGFDAVLGPIATVSTATGTAATAAAVAARVPGAAAEAMEGAGVAAAAARAGVPVLEVRGISNAVGPRDRAAWRIKDALAALEAACAILAEVLSDQ
- a CDS encoding 1,4-dihydroxy-6-naphthoate synthase, yielding MKIAFSPCPNDTFVFHAWVHGLIPGAPGLDVMYADIDITNTLAAGANGLDVMKISYAALPWVLDKYALVPCGGALGRGNGPLVLTKSGGEPAELAGKRVAVPSERSTAYLLFRLWAAQRVPNGGLDIVVMPFHDIMPAVRDGAVDAGLVIHEARFTYPSYGLSKLADLGEWWEEDTGLPIPLGAIIAKRSLDKDAIARWARASVEYAWAHPDASRAYVMEHAQEMDPDVAKSHIELYVNRFTAELGEEGYAAVEALLGRAAAEGLVPAFDMALLRS